In Miscanthus floridulus cultivar M001 chromosome 5, ASM1932011v1, whole genome shotgun sequence, one genomic interval encodes:
- the LOC136451738 gene encoding fruit protein pKIWI502-like isoform X1 — translation MLLRSAPRRLHLLRPHHLRLLSAAALASAAPAQLPTEWAEAPLACVRPATADASLFHVSLDLSAHRRLLASHAAAGQFLPFRLPTAPYPIFLAIASPPPPPPTPEALAGSGSVSCFDFLVKRLPGTPSARLCDLRPGDLVHVGASVVGSGFDVARIADARDVLVFATGSGISPIRSLIESGFAENKRTGVSLFYGVRNLQRMAYQERFDDWESRGVKIVPVLSRPDGQWTGERGYVQNVFSRMKNIVNPSSVGAILCGHKQMTEEITRVLVADGLSKDRILTNF, via the exons ATGCTCCTGCGGTCCGCGCCGCGCCGCCTCCACCTACTCCGCCCGCACCACCTACGCCTCCTCTCCGCCGCTGCGCTCGCCTCCGCCGCCCCGGCCCAGCTCCCAACCGAGTGGGCCGAGGCTCCGCTTGCCTGCGTCCGCCCGGCCACCGCCGACGCCTCGCTCTTCCACGTCTCGCTTGACCTCTCCGCGCACCGGAGGCTCCTCGCctcccacgccgccgccggccagttCCTCCCCTTCCGTCTCCCCACCGCGCCATACCCCATCTTCCTCGCCATCGCAtcccctcctcccccaccccccACGCCCGAGGCCCTGGCCGGGTCAGGGTCAGTCTCCTGCTTCGACTTCCTCGTCAAGCGCCTCCCGGGAACCCCCTCCGCGCGCCTTTGTGACCTCCGCCCCGGCGACCTCGTCCATGTTGGCGCCAGCGTCGTCGGCAGCGGATTTGACGTCGCCAGGATAGCCGACGCCCGCGACGTTCTCGTCTTCGCCACCGGATCCGGGATCAG CCCTATACGGTCACTTATTGAGTCAGGTTTTGCTGAAAACAAAAGAACTGGTGTAAGCCTCTTTTATGGGGTTAGGAATCTTCAGAGGATGGCATATCAG GAGAGGTTCGATGATTGGGAATCCAGAGGAGTTAAAATTGTTCCTGTCCTCTCAAGACCAGATGGTCAATGGACAGGTGAGCGAGGTTATGTCCAG AATGTGTTCTCAAGGATGAAGAACATTGTAAACCCTTCATCAGTGGGAGCAATTTTGTGTGGGCATAAACAGATGACTGAG GAAATCACAAGAGTTCTTGTTGCCGATGGTTTGTCAAAAGATAGGATCTTAACTAACTTCTGA
- the LOC136451738 gene encoding fruit protein pKIWI502-like isoform X2 has translation MLLRSAPRRLHLLRPHHLRLLSAAALASAAPAQLPTEWAEAPLACVRPATADASLFHVSLDLSAHRRLLASHAAAGQFLPFRLPTAPYPIFLAIASPPPPPPTPEALAGSGSVSCFDFLVKRLPGTPSARLCDLRPGDLVHVGASVVGSGFDVARIADARDVLVFATGSGISPIRSLIESGFAENKRTGVSLFYGVRNLQRMAYQERFDDWESRGVKIVPVLSRPDGQWTGERGYVQNVFSRMKNIVNPSSVGAILCGHKQMTETKMTRSASFAAHTSCRKLYT, from the exons ATGCTCCTGCGGTCCGCGCCGCGCCGCCTCCACCTACTCCGCCCGCACCACCTACGCCTCCTCTCCGCCGCTGCGCTCGCCTCCGCCGCCCCGGCCCAGCTCCCAACCGAGTGGGCCGAGGCTCCGCTTGCCTGCGTCCGCCCGGCCACCGCCGACGCCTCGCTCTTCCACGTCTCGCTTGACCTCTCCGCGCACCGGAGGCTCCTCGCctcccacgccgccgccggccagttCCTCCCCTTCCGTCTCCCCACCGCGCCATACCCCATCTTCCTCGCCATCGCAtcccctcctcccccaccccccACGCCCGAGGCCCTGGCCGGGTCAGGGTCAGTCTCCTGCTTCGACTTCCTCGTCAAGCGCCTCCCGGGAACCCCCTCCGCGCGCCTTTGTGACCTCCGCCCCGGCGACCTCGTCCATGTTGGCGCCAGCGTCGTCGGCAGCGGATTTGACGTCGCCAGGATAGCCGACGCCCGCGACGTTCTCGTCTTCGCCACCGGATCCGGGATCAG CCCTATACGGTCACTTATTGAGTCAGGTTTTGCTGAAAACAAAAGAACTGGTGTAAGCCTCTTTTATGGGGTTAGGAATCTTCAGAGGATGGCATATCAG GAGAGGTTCGATGATTGGGAATCCAGAGGAGTTAAAATTGTTCCTGTCCTCTCAAGACCAGATGGTCAATGGACAGGTGAGCGAGGTTATGTCCAG AATGTGTTCTCAAGGATGAAGAACATTGTAAACCCTTCATCAGTGGGAGCAATTTTGTGTGGGCATAAACAGATGACTGAG ACTAAAATGACTAGAAGTGCAAGTTTTGCAGCACATACATCTTGTAGAAAATTGTACACCTAG
- the LOC136451739 gene encoding uncharacterized protein, with amino-acid sequence MASSALLQASTAFTPVFSPLPYRLQTAPRLHLHGSPNCRRCVSLAASSAASPEVEKESSPPSSPQEPLSAVADSVKVLKKAAKTRKVPAPEILSALSKIKKAKLDTSTFFETLGGTESPGRTWMLIFTAKGRLDKGQYFPVTAVQRFDAAGKRIENGIYLGPIGCLTFEGRLSWKKKILAFIFEQVRIKVGPLGPLEIGFGSSNDDREPSTKDPFFVWFYVDEEIAVAQGRGGGVAYWCRCQRVP; translated from the exons atggcgtCGTCAGCCTTGCTCCAAGCTTCCACGGCCTTCACTCCAGTCTTCTCTCCGCTCCCGTACCGACTCCAGACCGCGCCACGGCTGCATCTCCACGGCTCCCCCAACTGTCGCCGTTGCGTATCACTCGCTGCTTCCTCCGCCGCGTCGCCGGAAGTCGAGAAAGAGTCGTCCCCCCCGTCCTCGCCGCAGGAACCTCTGTCG GCTGTCGCGGACAGTGTGAAGGTGCTCAAGAAGGCAGCCAAGACAAGGAAAGTACCTGCACCGGAAATTCTCTCGGCGCTGTCCAAGATCAAGAAGGCGAAACTTGACACATCGACATTCTTTGAGACACTTGGTGGTACTGAGTCTCCAGGCAGGACATGGATGCTTATCTTCACTGCAAAG GGTCGGCTGGATAAAGGACAGTATTTTCCAGTGACTGCAGTCCAGCGCTTCGATGCTGCG GGCAAACGGATTGAGAATGGCATATATTTGGGCCCTATTGGGTGCTTAACGTTTGAAGGGAGGTTATCATGGAAAAAGAAAATACTCGCATTCATCTTCGAGCAGGTTCGCATAAAGGTTGGACCATTGGGTCCCCTAGAAATCGGCTTTGGAAGCAGCAATGATGATAGGGAACCCAGCACAAAGGACCCGTTCTTTGtttggttttatgttgatgagGAAATCGCTGTTGCGCAAGGCAGAGGCGGTGGAGTAGCTTACTGGTGCAGATGTCAGCGTGTCCCCTGA
- the LOC136451740 gene encoding uncharacterized protein, with protein sequence MAQEAPPARPAGPTRLVYFDDMGALRYSATVLSVHQEDGGRVAVVLDATVFHPQGGGQPADTGVISAGGARFLVEDVRAKDGVVFHYGRFEGTEQGCGIGFKEEETVSLEVDAERRSFNSRLHSAGHLLDICIHNVGLFHLQPGKGYHFPDGAFVEYKGVIPPDQIPVKKNELEREANRLISEGAKVLASVFPYEEAAILCGGSLPSYISKDSTPRIVKFGDNPGGPCGGTHVADISIINSLKVTNIRVKKGLTKVSYSISP encoded by the exons ATGGCGCAGGAGGCTCCACCGGCGAGGCCTGCGGGCCCCACCAGGCTTGTCTACTTCGATGATATGGGAGCGCTCCGCTACTCCGCCACCGTCCTCTCCGTCCACCAG GAGGACGGCGGCCGGGTAGCGGTGGTGCTGGACGCCACAGTCTTCCACCCGCAGGGCGGCGGCCAACCGGCGGACACGGGCGTCATCTCCGCCGGCGGAGCCAGGTTTCTCGTCGAGGATGTGCGGGCGAAGGACGGAGTG GTTTTCCACTATGGAAGATTTGAGGGCACGGAACAAGGATGTGGGATTGGATTTAAAGAGGAGGAAACCGTTAGCTTGGAGGTTGACGCAGAACGGCGCAGCTTTAATTCAAG GCTTCATTCTGCTGGGCATTTGTTGGACATCTGTATCCACAATGTAGGCCTCTTTCATCTGCAACCTGGGAAAGGCTACCATTTTCCTGATGG AGCGTTTGTTGAGTATAAGGGAGTAATTCCTCCAGATCAAATACCGGTTAAGAAAAATGAACTGGAAAGGGAAGCCAATAGGCTAATTTCAGAAGGAGCGAAG GTCTTAGCTTCTGTTTTTCCTTATGAGGAGGCAGCGATATTATGCGGAGGTTCTCTGCCTAGCTACATTTCAAAG GATAGCACTCCTCGCATTGTGAAGTTCGGGGATAATCCTGGTGGTCCTTGCGGTGGTACTCATGTTGCTGACATTTCAATCATCAATAGCCTAAag GTAACAAACATAAGAGTCAAGAAAGGCCTCACTAAAGTCTCATACAGCATCAGCCCATGA